One region of Pseudomonas alvandae genomic DNA includes:
- a CDS encoding LysR substrate-binding domain-containing protein encodes MDVNGRSGEMVVFAAVAQEGSLSAAARALGLTPSAISRIIARTELRLGTRLLLRTTRAITFTAEGEAYLRGARRILADMAEVEEAVADQGVPKGRLRVSAALGHGRQTIVPLVAAFSARYPNIVVDLTLGDEVVDILGGQADVAVRFGHLPDSPLTARRIGDTGQVVVASPEYLERHGTPLEPEDLLRHNCLRFNFRRAEPNWPFIRDGKAFSLKVSGNIECSSGEALAQLARLGAGIARIGEFTVAKDLQRGGLVPLLDTWNPGDREPIHAVFVGGSAMPARVRVFVDFLLEHHRM; translated from the coding sequence ATGGACGTCAACGGCAGATCAGGTGAAATGGTTGTGTTCGCCGCGGTGGCGCAGGAAGGCAGCTTGTCGGCTGCCGCGCGTGCTTTGGGGCTGACACCCTCGGCGATCAGCCGGATCATCGCGCGAACCGAACTACGGCTGGGCACCCGCCTGCTGTTGCGCACCACACGAGCGATCACTTTCACCGCCGAGGGCGAGGCTTACCTGCGCGGCGCCCGCCGTATCCTGGCCGACATGGCCGAGGTCGAAGAAGCCGTCGCCGACCAAGGCGTACCCAAGGGCCGTTTGCGGGTCAGCGCCGCCCTCGGCCATGGTCGACAGACGATCGTGCCCTTGGTGGCCGCCTTCAGCGCCCGCTACCCGAACATCGTCGTCGACCTCACCCTCGGCGACGAAGTGGTCGACATTCTCGGCGGCCAGGCCGACGTGGCGGTGCGTTTCGGCCATCTGCCCGACAGCCCGCTGACCGCGCGCCGGATCGGCGACACCGGCCAAGTGGTGGTGGCTTCGCCCGAGTATCTGGAGCGCCACGGCACACCCCTGGAACCGGAAGATCTGCTGCGCCACAACTGCCTGCGCTTCAATTTTCGTCGTGCCGAACCCAACTGGCCGTTCATCCGCGATGGCAAAGCGTTTTCCCTGAAGGTCAGCGGCAACATCGAATGCAGCAGCGGCGAGGCGTTGGCACAACTGGCACGACTCGGCGCTGGCATCGCCCGTATCGGCGAGTTCACCGTAGCCAAGGATCTGCAACGCGGCGGCCTGGTGCCACTGTTGGATACCTGGAACCCCGGAGACCGGGAGCCGATACATGCAGTTTTCGTTGGGGGTTCGGCGATGCCGGCGCGGGTGCGGGTGTTTGTAGACTTTCTGCTGGAACATCATCGGATGTGA
- a CDS encoding N,N-dimethylformamidase beta subunit family domain-containing protein, with protein sequence MNSTDLKNAAARGERPGANVTASQTSGPRQAAREIWVEVPSESGPAAAWCYSDRRSYSPGDSVRLHLSSNRAQVRLRIYRDGAVARTLHETDSLDACFHPLPERAYEQGCQWPVFVQWSIPGDADPGGYVVEVRDSADSVLGHHLFIIKAARKRADALVLVAATSTWAAYNDWGGANHYFGLHPGTPRGRAPLLSAQRPWARGQVWLPEDAPRSVNATRQRKPGPARYEFIEWASLNGYAKYYALAGWASYERPFVVWAEQQGYTVDILTQDDLHQDPQALEGYSCAVFIGHDEYWTREMRDHVDVFVEGGGKVARFAGNFMWQIRLEEEGQKQVAYKYDAGDLDPVAATDLHRLSGAWEDPRVDHPGARTFGVNALRGIYGAFGGMAPRSPRGYTVFRPRHWAFVGTGLGYADMFGDEANIFGYEVDGLEYTFVDGLPEPLGTDGAPAGLQILAMGWATNAEHGRSEDAYSFMLGDGDARFRASILAPDLSEASVHRHSRGAGMVVHFHKGRGEVFTAATCEWVHGLMQADIYTVMITKNVLDRFLRNTS encoded by the coding sequence ATGAATTCAACAGACCTCAAGAATGCCGCAGCACGAGGTGAGCGACCGGGCGCGAACGTGACCGCCAGCCAGACGTCAGGGCCTCGTCAGGCCGCGCGCGAGATCTGGGTCGAAGTCCCTTCCGAGTCGGGCCCGGCGGCCGCTTGGTGCTACTCGGATCGCCGCTCCTATAGCCCGGGTGACTCGGTGCGCCTGCATCTGTCCTCGAACCGAGCGCAAGTGAGACTCAGGATCTATCGTGATGGAGCCGTTGCTCGCACGCTGCACGAAACCGACAGCCTCGATGCTTGCTTCCACCCGTTGCCCGAACGTGCCTACGAGCAGGGATGCCAATGGCCGGTCTTCGTGCAATGGTCAATCCCGGGTGATGCGGACCCGGGTGGCTATGTAGTGGAAGTACGCGATAGTGCTGACAGCGTACTCGGGCATCACCTGTTCATCATCAAGGCGGCGCGCAAGCGTGCCGACGCTTTGGTGCTCGTCGCGGCGACATCGACGTGGGCTGCTTACAACGACTGGGGCGGCGCCAATCACTACTTCGGTCTCCACCCCGGAACGCCGAGGGGCCGCGCGCCATTGCTCTCGGCACAACGCCCCTGGGCGCGGGGGCAAGTCTGGCTGCCCGAGGATGCGCCACGTTCTGTCAACGCTACCCGGCAACGCAAGCCCGGGCCGGCGCGCTACGAGTTCATCGAATGGGCATCTCTTAACGGCTACGCCAAGTACTACGCGCTGGCGGGGTGGGCCTCCTACGAAAGACCCTTTGTGGTCTGGGCCGAACAGCAAGGCTATACGGTCGACATCCTGACCCAGGACGATTTGCATCAGGATCCGCAGGCGCTTGAGGGTTATAGCTGCGCCGTCTTCATAGGACACGACGAATACTGGACGCGGGAAATGCGCGACCACGTCGATGTCTTCGTCGAAGGGGGCGGCAAGGTTGCGCGCTTCGCCGGCAACTTCATGTGGCAGATTCGCTTGGAGGAGGAGGGCCAGAAACAGGTGGCCTACAAATACGATGCCGGCGACCTTGATCCCGTGGCGGCTACCGACCTTCATCGGCTATCCGGTGCCTGGGAAGATCCTAGGGTGGATCACCCAGGGGCACGGACGTTTGGGGTGAACGCCTTGCGAGGAATATATGGCGCATTTGGGGGGATGGCACCACGCAGCCCTCGCGGGTACACGGTCTTCAGGCCCCGGCACTGGGCGTTTGTGGGCACGGGGCTGGGCTACGCGGATATGTTCGGGGACGAAGCTAATATCTTTGGCTATGAGGTGGATGGCCTGGAGTACACATTTGTCGACGGTCTCCCGGAACCGCTCGGCACGGACGGTGCGCCCGCCGGATTGCAAATCCTCGCCATGGGCTGGGCGACCAATGCCGAGCATGGCCGATCCGAGGATGCCTATTCGTTCATGCTAGGCGATGGCGATGCCCGGTTTCGTGCTTCCATCCTGGCGCCCGACCTTAGCGAGGCCAGCGTCCACCGGCACAGCCGCGGGGCAGGCATGGTGGTGCATTTCCACAAAGGCCGAGGTGAGGTATTTACTGCCGCCACGTGCGAATGGGTACATGGGCTCATGCAGGCAGATATTTACACCGTGATGATCACAAAAAATGTGCTCGATCGTTTCCTGCGGAATACGTCCTGA
- a CDS encoding SIS domain-containing protein, translated as MAIQFNREAFTTSLQQSVQIVDDAQQFGQELATRIDRIYFVSCGAPNRIMLGLQYWLERYSHTLEVRRYFPADFMDIDPPRLDERTLVVLASKSGTTQETIAAARFLQDKPCLTVGVTQTAELPLAQAVQHCFLLGRTDEAYFGCFMILQALVGGILAKREGWPLLDKLTRSLKALPQALADAAINNDRRATEEARLYKDDRVMYFLASGPMFTTAYVFGVCVVMESQWLHCLPVEAAEFFHGPFEAIDASTPLLLLVGEDPSRAQMERVVRFCQRYTERVMVYDAKDFPMEGIDPEIRAIVAPYIVGIAVERIAAHLAVWHQQPLTTRRYMWKTEY; from the coding sequence ATGGCGATCCAGTTCAACCGGGAAGCATTCACCACTTCCTTGCAGCAATCCGTGCAAATCGTCGACGACGCGCAGCAGTTCGGCCAGGAACTGGCGACGCGAATCGACCGCATCTACTTCGTCAGCTGCGGTGCGCCCAACCGCATCATGCTCGGCTTGCAGTACTGGCTGGAGCGCTACAGCCACACACTGGAAGTACGCCGTTATTTCCCCGCCGATTTCATGGACATCGATCCGCCGCGCTTGGATGAACGCACCTTGGTGGTCCTCGCCTCCAAGTCCGGGACGACCCAGGAAACCATCGCCGCCGCGCGTTTTCTGCAGGACAAGCCCTGCCTCACCGTCGGCGTGACGCAAACCGCCGAGCTGCCGTTGGCCCAGGCTGTTCAACATTGCTTTTTGCTGGGACGTACCGATGAGGCGTACTTCGGTTGCTTCATGATCCTCCAGGCACTGGTCGGCGGGATCCTGGCCAAGCGTGAAGGCTGGCCGCTGCTGGACAAGCTCACTCGCTCGCTCAAGGCCCTGCCGCAGGCCCTCGCCGACGCTGCGATCAATAACGACCGGCGCGCCACCGAAGAGGCGCGCCTGTATAAGGATGATCGCGTGATGTACTTCCTCGCGTCGGGCCCGATGTTCACCACCGCCTATGTATTCGGAGTCTGCGTGGTGATGGAAAGCCAGTGGTTGCATTGCCTGCCGGTGGAGGCTGCCGAGTTTTTCCACGGCCCGTTCGAAGCCATCGACGCCAGCACCCCGCTGCTCCTGCTGGTGGGCGAAGACCCCAGCCGGGCACAGATGGAACGTGTGGTGCGCTTCTGCCAGCGATACACCGAACGCGTCATGGTCTATGACGCCAAGGATTTCCCCATGGAAGGCATCGACCCGGAGATCCGCGCCATTGTCGCGCCCTACATCGTCGGTATCGCCGTGGAACGTATTGCCGCTCATCTCGCGGTCTGGCACCAGCAGCCGCTGACGACGCGCCGCTACATGTGGAAAACGGAGTACTGA
- a CDS encoding MFS transporter — translation MNNTTSHQGRLKSLRAAGIGNALEWFDWTLYATFSVYLASNLFDKIDARSAMLATLAVFAVGFVARPIGGWLFGRLSDRLGRRAIMVITMLLLAISSLGIAIIPSYESIGLYASVALLFFRLMQGLAHGGETGVSYTYVAEIAPSKHRGLWSSSVYVGVTLGVMAATAMAAVLTWLLGAQAMADYGWRIGFAIGGLLGIYALFLRRSAQESHVFVEQQGQARPPRKLSRGEMLRVARNIVMLAAAANVTYYAWVTFGASTAIARGMDATGAYVASLFAQILCVCWLPVCGMLSDRFGRRPMVIAWGLGVILLTYPISIMVTVEPYTLFLAQVVGLGAWSLIAAIFPAVLSEQVPTQARAQGVGLVSSVSVALFGGTAPYLHNYLSGVDLGYLYICYVMGLGLVTVLAGFLIDETAGIDLAHIEAPGARTAAGSRPVALSQD, via the coding sequence ATGAACAATACGACGTCTCACCAAGGACGCCTCAAATCTTTGCGCGCGGCAGGTATAGGCAATGCGCTGGAGTGGTTCGACTGGACGCTGTACGCAACCTTTTCGGTGTACCTGGCCAGCAATCTATTCGACAAGATTGATGCCCGCTCGGCAATGCTCGCGACTCTCGCCGTGTTCGCGGTGGGTTTTGTCGCGCGTCCTATCGGCGGATGGCTGTTTGGGCGCCTGAGCGACCGATTGGGACGCCGGGCCATCATGGTCATCACGATGTTGCTGCTGGCGATCAGCAGCCTTGGTATCGCGATCATCCCCAGCTACGAAAGCATTGGCCTGTATGCCTCGGTCGCGCTGCTGTTCTTCCGGCTTATGCAGGGGCTCGCCCATGGCGGCGAGACCGGGGTTTCCTACACCTATGTCGCCGAGATCGCCCCAAGCAAGCACCGTGGCTTATGGTCCAGTTCGGTCTATGTCGGGGTGACGCTAGGGGTGATGGCAGCGACGGCCATGGCGGCGGTACTGACCTGGCTATTGGGCGCGCAGGCCATGGCCGACTACGGCTGGCGGATTGGCTTCGCCATCGGTGGGCTGCTCGGCATCTATGCGCTGTTTTTGCGCCGCAGTGCGCAGGAGTCTCACGTGTTCGTGGAGCAGCAGGGGCAGGCTCGGCCGCCGCGCAAGTTATCCAGGGGGGAGATGCTGCGAGTGGCGCGCAACATCGTCATGCTTGCAGCGGCTGCCAATGTCACCTACTACGCGTGGGTCACCTTCGGTGCTTCGACGGCCATTGCCCGGGGCATGGACGCCACGGGTGCTTATGTGGCCAGTCTCTTCGCGCAAATCCTTTGTGTGTGCTGGTTGCCAGTCTGCGGAATGTTGTCCGATCGTTTCGGCCGCAGGCCCATGGTCATCGCCTGGGGCCTGGGCGTGATCCTGCTGACCTATCCCATTTCGATAATGGTGACCGTTGAACCCTACACGCTGTTCCTGGCCCAGGTCGTGGGGTTGGGAGCCTGGTCGTTGATTGCGGCGATTTTTCCCGCAGTGCTGTCCGAGCAGGTGCCGACCCAGGCGCGGGCGCAGGGCGTTGGGTTGGTGTCGTCGGTTTCGGTGGCGCTCTTTGGCGGCACCGCGCCCTATTTGCACAATTATCTCAGCGGCGTCGACCTTGGCTATTTGTACATCTGCTACGTCATGGGGTTGGGTCTGGTTACCGTCCTGGCGGGTTTTCTTATCGACGAAACGGCGGGCATCGATCTTGCGCACATCGAGGCGCCCGGTGCTCGAACCGCTGCCGGCTCACGGCCGGTGGCGCTGTCTCAGGACTAA
- a CDS encoding ABC transporter substrate-binding protein, whose product MKKCLIGLMLVASPLMTWGASEELRFGVDPTYPPFESKRPDGSLTGFDIELGESLCSELQRRCVWVENAFDGMISALKGRKFDGILSALSITEARKAEIAFSDTLYDTPARLVAPQGSQLQPTAESLRGKRIGVQQGSVFEAYAKRMWGLKGVEVVPYQSSDLTYSDLINGRLDAAFDDAIAVSEGLLKKPIGKGFDYAGEVVKSPEIFGPGTGIGLRKSDTALAGEINQALERIHRNGTYERIARKYFDFDISPK is encoded by the coding sequence ATGAAAAAATGTCTGATCGGTTTGATGCTCGTGGCCAGCCCGCTGATGACCTGGGGCGCCAGCGAAGAGCTGCGTTTCGGGGTCGACCCCACCTACCCGCCCTTCGAGTCCAAGCGACCGGATGGCTCGCTGACAGGCTTCGATATCGAACTGGGCGAAAGCCTGTGCAGCGAGTTGCAACGTCGTTGCGTCTGGGTCGAAAACGCCTTTGACGGCATGATCTCGGCCCTTAAAGGCAGGAAGTTCGACGGCATACTTTCTGCGCTCTCGATCACTGAAGCACGCAAAGCCGAAATCGCCTTCTCCGACACCCTGTACGACACGCCGGCACGCCTGGTGGCCCCACAAGGCAGCCAACTGCAACCGACGGCCGAATCCTTGCGCGGCAAGCGCATCGGCGTGCAGCAAGGCAGCGTATTCGAAGCCTATGCAAAACGGATGTGGGGCCTCAAAGGCGTGGAAGTGGTGCCGTATCAAAGCAGTGACTTGACCTATTCGGACTTGATCAACGGTCGCCTGGACGCGGCGTTCGACGATGCCATCGCCGTTTCCGAAGGCCTGCTGAAGAAGCCTATCGGCAAAGGTTTCGACTATGCCGGCGAGGTGGTCAAGTCACCGGAGATCTTCGGTCCGGGCACTGGCATCGGATTGCGTAAAAGCGATACCGCCCTCGCTGGGGAAATCAATCAGGCGCTCGAACGGATCCACCGTAACGGCACCTATGAGCGCATCGCCAGGAAATACTTCGACTTCGACATCTCGCCGAAATAA
- a CDS encoding PfkB family carbohydrate kinase, with translation MASLIAVGDNTVDVYLDRNIEYPGGNALNVSVFAARLGARSAYLGCVGHDRHGQYLLDCLQQEAVDASRCRTLAGANGWACVDSIDGERVFLGSDPGVCRQLRLGADDLDYLAQFPLAHGSLYSGLENQLAQIRQASGYLSFDFSDNWVEFDWQALIQHVDIAFFSAAHLSPSEARELADSMRALGPATVVITRGAQGALAVDARGVHEQAARPCAFVDSMGAGDGFIAAFLLAWQARHNLAECLARGVDYAGQVCGWAGGFGHGQAVDDQRARQLKNALEIQG, from the coding sequence ATGGCCAGCCTGATCGCGGTCGGCGACAACACTGTGGATGTTTACCTGGACCGGAACATCGAGTACCCCGGTGGCAACGCACTCAACGTGTCGGTGTTTGCCGCCCGGCTGGGGGCTCGCAGCGCCTATCTGGGCTGCGTTGGTCATGACCGGCACGGCCAGTACCTGCTCGATTGCCTACAACAGGAAGCGGTCGATGCATCCCGCTGCAGAACGCTGGCAGGGGCCAACGGCTGGGCTTGTGTCGACAGCATCGACGGCGAACGGGTGTTTCTCGGCAGCGATCCGGGCGTCTGTCGCCAACTGCGACTCGGTGCCGACGACTTGGACTATCTCGCGCAATTCCCGCTGGCCCATGGCAGCCTCTATAGCGGTCTTGAGAACCAACTGGCGCAGATTCGCCAGGCCAGTGGCTACCTGTCATTCGACTTCTCGGACAACTGGGTCGAGTTCGATTGGCAAGCGTTGATCCAGCACGTCGATATCGCTTTTTTCTCGGCGGCCCACCTGTCGCCCAGCGAAGCCCGTGAGCTGGCGGACTCGATGCGGGCGCTGGGTCCGGCAACGGTGGTCATCACCCGTGGCGCCCAGGGAGCGCTCGCAGTCGACGCACGGGGCGTGCATGAACAGGCGGCGCGGCCCTGCGCGTTCGTCGACAGCATGGGTGCCGGCGACGGCTTTATCGCCGCGTTCCTGCTGGCATGGCAAGCGCGGCACAACCTTGCCGAGTGTCTTGCACGGGGCGTCGACTATGCCGGCCAGGTGTGCGGCTGGGCCGGTGGCTTTGGCCATGGACAGGCTGTGGACGACCAACGCGCTCGACAACTGAAAAACGCCTTGGAGATTCAAGGCTGA
- a CDS encoding GntR family transcriptional regulator, with protein sequence MKVSPSKSSDVALLAPERKQVAWQAVQALLEMLERPEFGPSERIPAERDLAEHLGISRMTLRKALQTLIDRGVLERRGNRGTFVTGPGVERPLNTVARKGIAEVVEQAGARPGSKLLYFEQTQANARVAKLLKIQEGDLLLTIRRLRTVDQKPFCIETSYIPAARAPDLVAGDLIEGASLYALLLSRYQIEMESDEGTLSIATMSDQEARLLDVEPGTAALVYRGVIFDRQGQPVEYLVSINHPQRVVFKLADSRVNSLHSDHHFPSG encoded by the coding sequence ATGAAAGTTAGTCCTTCCAAATCCTCCGACGTGGCCCTGCTGGCGCCCGAACGCAAGCAGGTGGCCTGGCAGGCCGTCCAGGCCCTGCTGGAAATGCTGGAGCGCCCGGAGTTCGGGCCGAGTGAGCGGATACCGGCGGAACGGGACCTGGCCGAGCACCTGGGCATCAGCCGGATGACGCTGCGAAAGGCCTTGCAAACGCTGATCGATCGCGGGGTCCTGGAGCGCCGTGGCAACCGCGGCACCTTCGTGACCGGTCCGGGCGTCGAGCGGCCACTCAATACCGTCGCGCGCAAAGGCATCGCCGAAGTGGTCGAACAAGCGGGGGCCAGGCCGGGCAGTAAATTGCTCTACTTCGAACAAACCCAGGCCAATGCCCGCGTGGCGAAACTGCTGAAGATCCAGGAAGGCGACCTCTTGCTGACCATCAGGCGACTGCGCACGGTGGATCAAAAGCCATTCTGCATAGAGACCAGCTACATCCCTGCAGCCCGCGCACCGGACCTCGTGGCGGGAGACCTGATCGAGGGGGCCTCGTTGTATGCGTTGCTGTTATCGCGCTACCAGATCGAAATGGAAAGTGACGAGGGCACACTGAGCATCGCCACGATGAGCGACCAGGAGGCCCGCTTGCTCGACGTCGAGCCCGGGACGGCCGCGCTGGTCTACCGAGGTGTGATTTTTGACCGCCAAGGGCAGCCGGTGGAATACCTGGTCTCGATCAACCATCCCCAGCGTGTGGTGTTCAAATTGGCGGACAGTCGGGTCAACAGCCTGCATTCCGATCATCATTTCCCATCTGGGTAA
- a CDS encoding AraC family transcriptional regulator — translation MPTDQFALSSDLINELLRGMRLRGVEYRRIQTGPAFGLGFAAKPGHAWFHFLAVGNAVLRMEDGATYALSAGNAVFISHGAAHQLLSHTDVPVQDIDHLDGAPLGETVSAVDTGTDARPTPTTLLFSGCMEFELGSIHGLGKLMPGLMLIDAGGQRYPGLVPILTTMEREVSAARIGFAGILARLADVVAAMVVRGWVECACGNASGLVAALRDPRLANALLALHQQPGRDWTVAQLAEQCNTSRSAFADRFQMTIGMAPLRYVTELRMRLASQWLTLERLPIEEVAQRLGYTSQAAFSRAFKRITGKTPGLSRQSGQSAAP, via the coding sequence ATGCCTACCGATCAGTTTGCCCTCTCCTCGGATCTCATCAATGAACTGTTGCGCGGCATGCGCCTGCGTGGCGTCGAATACCGGCGTATTCAAACCGGCCCAGCTTTTGGCCTGGGTTTCGCTGCCAAACCCGGGCATGCCTGGTTCCACTTTCTGGCAGTTGGCAATGCGGTGCTACGAATGGAAGACGGGGCCACCTATGCGCTGTCTGCCGGAAACGCAGTGTTCATCTCCCATGGCGCGGCCCATCAATTGCTTTCCCATACGGATGTGCCTGTTCAGGACATCGACCATCTGGACGGCGCCCCCCTCGGTGAAACCGTGAGCGCGGTGGATACCGGAACCGATGCCAGGCCGACGCCGACCACCCTTTTGTTCAGCGGCTGCATGGAGTTTGAACTGGGCAGCATCCATGGCCTTGGCAAGCTGATGCCGGGCCTGATGCTGATCGACGCCGGCGGCCAGCGCTACCCCGGACTGGTGCCTATCCTGACCACCATGGAACGCGAGGTCAGCGCCGCACGTATCGGCTTCGCGGGCATACTTGCGCGATTAGCCGACGTGGTGGCCGCCATGGTCGTTCGCGGTTGGGTGGAGTGCGCCTGCGGCAATGCCTCTGGTCTGGTCGCTGCATTGCGCGATCCACGCTTGGCCAATGCACTCCTCGCGCTCCATCAACAACCGGGGCGCGACTGGACCGTTGCGCAGCTGGCGGAACAATGCAACACCTCTCGCTCAGCCTTCGCTGACCGCTTCCAAATGACGATTGGCATGGCCCCGTTGCGCTACGTGACCGAACTGCGGATGCGGTTGGCGAGCCAGTGGCTGACGCTCGAAAGGCTGCCTATTGAAGAGGTGGCGCAGCGCTTGGGCTATACCTCCCAGGCCGCTTTCAGTCGCGCGTTCAAGCGCATTACGGGCAAGACGCCTGGATTGAGTCGTCAGTCGGGGCAGTCCGCTGCTCCTTGA
- a CDS encoding MFS transporter, translating to MRINPPLVALAMGAFGIGVTEFAPMGMLPGIAADLGVSIPAAGLLVSAYALGVLLGAPLMTLTTGRIPRRYLLIGLMAIFTLGNLMSALATDYYSLMAARVVTSLNHGAFFGVGSIVAASVVAPQKRAGAVAAMFMGLTLATIGGVPLAAWFGELFGWRTAFWGITGLGVVAMAALWFALPNVPAPQSIGVLAEIRVLGRGPVLGALALTVVGSGAMFTVFTYIAPILSNETHASATFITAMLVLFGVGLTLGNMWGGKAADRSIDRTLIVSLGVLILVLLAFTALMRWPLPAAIAILIWGIASFALVPPLQMRVMEAAKDAPNLASAVNIGAFNLGNAIGAALGGAVINAGLGYPAISLAGAAMAGLGLLMVLAFAWRSRMVAAAAV from the coding sequence ATGCGTATCAATCCACCCCTTGTTGCACTCGCCATGGGTGCCTTTGGCATCGGCGTAACCGAGTTCGCCCCAATGGGCATGTTGCCGGGGATCGCTGCAGATCTCGGCGTTTCCATTCCCGCCGCAGGCCTGCTGGTCAGTGCCTACGCCTTGGGCGTACTGCTCGGCGCGCCACTGATGACCCTGACCACCGGCAGGATTCCCCGGCGCTATCTGCTGATCGGACTCATGGCGATTTTCACCCTGGGAAACCTGATGTCAGCGCTGGCCACCGATTACTACAGCCTGATGGCCGCCAGGGTCGTGACTTCACTGAACCACGGTGCGTTCTTTGGCGTCGGCTCCATCGTCGCGGCCAGCGTGGTCGCCCCGCAGAAACGCGCCGGGGCGGTCGCGGCGATGTTCATGGGCCTGACCTTGGCGACGATCGGCGGTGTGCCGTTGGCTGCCTGGTTTGGTGAACTGTTCGGCTGGCGCACGGCATTCTGGGGAATTACCGGCCTGGGCGTGGTGGCGATGGCGGCGCTGTGGTTCGCCTTGCCCAACGTGCCGGCGCCGCAAAGCATCGGCGTGCTGGCCGAAATTCGGGTACTGGGGCGCGGCCCGGTGTTGGGCGCGTTGGCCCTGACCGTGGTCGGCTCAGGTGCGATGTTCACTGTCTTCACGTATATCGCCCCGATCCTGAGCAACGAGACCCATGCCTCCGCCACTTTCATCACGGCGATGCTGGTGCTGTTCGGCGTCGGACTGACGCTGGGCAACATGTGGGGCGGCAAGGCCGCGGATCGCTCGATAGACCGCACCCTGATCGTTTCGCTGGGCGTGCTGATTCTCGTCCTGCTGGCGTTCACCGCACTGATGCGCTGGCCGCTCCCGGCGGCCATCGCCATCCTGATCTGGGGCATCGCCAGTTTTGCCTTGGTACCGCCCTTGCAGATGCGCGTGATGGAAGCCGCCAAGGACGCACCTAATCTGGCCTCGGCCGTGAACATTGGCGCCTTCAACTTGGGCAATGCGATTGGCGCGGCGCTGGGCGGCGCGGTGATCAACG
- a CDS encoding MFS transporter, which produces MTDCVCNAVSDSHLGAGPDVEPATPAWMAVFSLAMGVFGLLTAEYLPASLLTPMATDLGVSEALAGQAVTVTAVIALFAGLLVPGLTRGIDRRWVLLGFSTLMIASNLLVAVSSSLAVLLVMRILLGIALGGFWSMAAAVAMRLVPGALLPRALSIIFSGIAVGTVVAVPLGSYLGGLYGWRSAFFAAAAVGVVTLVFQSFTLPRLAPRRPARLRTVLEVLQRPGIAMGMFGCVLVHSGHFAMFTYVRPFLEGTTGIDPQGLSLMLLGFGVANFGGTLLAGWLLERRPLATLVLMPTLVGVAALALVLLPASVPGQAVLLAIWGLAFGGVPVAWSNWVASAVPDQAESAGGMVVASVQSAIATGAAAGGAMFSLGGSVGVFVAAAVLMLLAALLIALRVRVPSAHGNARPRPALHL; this is translated from the coding sequence ATGACTGACTGTGTTTGTAATGCCGTATCCGACAGCCATCTCGGCGCCGGGCCGGATGTAGAACCCGCCACACCCGCGTGGATGGCCGTGTTTTCGTTGGCAATGGGCGTGTTTGGATTACTCACCGCCGAGTACCTTCCGGCCAGCCTGTTGACGCCAATGGCGACCGACCTGGGGGTGTCCGAAGCGTTGGCTGGCCAGGCGGTAACGGTGACTGCAGTGATCGCACTGTTCGCTGGCCTGCTGGTGCCAGGCCTGACTCGCGGTATCGACCGCCGTTGGGTGCTGCTGGGTTTTTCCACATTGATGATCGCCTCCAATCTGCTGGTCGCCGTTTCCTCCAGTCTCGCGGTGCTGCTGGTCATGCGTATCTTGCTGGGTATCGCCCTTGGCGGGTTCTGGAGCATGGCGGCAGCGGTGGCGATGCGCTTGGTGCCGGGGGCTTTGTTGCCCCGGGCGCTCTCTATCATTTTCAGCGGCATTGCCGTCGGGACGGTGGTTGCGGTCCCTCTGGGCAGCTACCTGGGTGGGCTATACGGCTGGCGTAGCGCGTTCTTTGCAGCGGCGGCAGTCGGCGTGGTGACCCTGGTTTTCCAGTCGTTCACGCTGCCGCGCCTTGCGCCGCGCAGGCCGGCACGCCTGCGCACCGTACTGGAAGTGCTGCAGCGCCCGGGCATCGCCATGGGCATGTTCGGTTGTGTGCTGGTGCACAGCGGCCACTTCGCGATGTTCACTTATGTCCGACCGTTCCTCGAAGGGACCACTGGCATCGACCCGCAAGGGTTGTCACTGATGCTGCTGGGTTTCGGTGTGGCGAACTTTGGCGGCACGTTGTTGGCGGGATGGCTGCTTGAGCGCCGTCCACTGGCCACCCTGGTGTTGATGCCGACGTTGGTGGGCGTTGCAGCACTGGCGTTGGTTCTGTTGCCCGCCTCGGTGCCGGGGCAGGCGGTGCTGCTGGCGATCTGGGGTTTGGCCTTTGGTGGTGTGCCGGTGGCATGGTCGAACTGGGTCGCCAGCGCGGTACCCGATCAGGCGGAAAGCGCCGGGGGCATGGTGGTGGCATCTGTCCAGTCGGCCATCGCAACGGGCGCCGCCGCTGGCGGTGCGATGTTCAGCCTCGGTGGCAGCGTCGGCGTATTCGTGGCGGCGGCGGTGCTGATGCTGCTGGCCGCGTTGCTGATTGCGTTGCGGGTCCGGGTTCCTTCCGCCCATGGCAATGCCCGGCCCAGGCCCGCGCTGCATCTCTGA